The Notolabrus celidotus isolate fNotCel1 chromosome 6, fNotCel1.pri, whole genome shotgun sequence nucleotide sequence AACAAGTCAATGTCACAACATCCTCCTCTATCTTTTCTCCTCGTGATGTTTTGTTTCCTCATAAAGCCAATATTTAGTTTCACAGTTTGAAGGAGCTTCAGCTTTGACGCATTATAAGATCATTATGGGATAGTTTTGTTTCTCATCATTGTGCTATCCTCCAAACATCCAGACTGATTCCAGCCTGATGAAATTAAACAGTAACTCACATCAAAGCTGATTCCTCAGTGTGTCCAACAGGTCAGGGCACAACAGACAGAAGAGCCAACCTGAGAGGAGAcgataaacagagagagaggggagaggtgtGTCCACGTGTCCTGTGCTGTGTTTTGTCTAACAATACAGGGGAGGAAAGGTTTTCTTCTGTTTAAAAGAGCAAAAATGACTGTCCACTGCCCCTTTGGTGGATGGTAGGCCGCTCCCCTAAATCCTCTATGCAGCTGTCACCACCTTCTGCAGGGCCTTCTTCTCTACAGCAGACCAGCTGCCACGCCACACAGGAGCACAGGGCCCTCTCCACCACACATCTGTGGAACGAGTTCAGGACTGAGCTCCCAAGTACTGCACGCCTCAGCTTCCTCAGAAAGTAGAGGCGCCGGTTTACCAGGCGGGTAATGTACTTGcctggggcgccattggcctcaCTGTCTAAGCGCCCgcctcatatacagaggctttagtcctcgtcGCTGGGGTCGCAGGTTctcaggttcgactcccggcctcgaccatgtgctgcatgtcttcccccactctcttcagctgttctatccaaCAAAAGCGAAATAACCAAAAGATATATCATTGAAGTGCTCATGCTTCACTTGAGGTCCTCAAAGATGTGAATGCCCAGGTACCTGCCTGGAGACCACTTCCACAGATGTCCAGGGAACGGGGGGGCATGTCTGCCCTTCCTGAAATCCACGATTATCTCCTTAGTTTTTTCATGATGCAGAACTTGTTTTCCCTGCACCAACCCACCAGGTGTTCCCCCTCCTGTCTGTACTGGGACTCATCATTGCTGGTGTCATGTCTCAGTACTGCTGTGTCATCCACAAATTTCACAATATGACAGCTTGGGTATTTTGCTGAGCAGTCGTTCATCAGCTGGAGGGGCTCAGCAAGCAGCCCTGGGGGAGCCAGTGCTGAGTGTAACAGGGGGGAGAAGATTTGTCAGGGATTTTGGTAGAAAGTCCAGGACCCGGTTACCTATGGAGGGGCTCAGTCTGGTTGTTCCAAGTTTTTACACCTGGGTTTGACCGATGATAGCATTGAAGGAGGAAGTGAAGTCCAGGAAGAGCAATTGAACATAAGCATCCTTGCTCTCCAGGTGAGATGGAATCATCAATGGAACTGTTTTCCTGGTAGCATACTGGTACAGGTCCACAGGGACATTGAAGGAGCTCTCAGTGTGATCCTTACCAGTCTCTGGAAGCACTTCATGACTATTGGGGTGAGGGCTATTGGCCATAAGTCATTCAAAATGTCCAGTGAGCTAGTGTGCATAGTCTCTCTGTACTGTGGCTTTTGTCAGGGCCTGCAGCTTTAGGGGGGTTAATCCTCTGCAGGGTCCTCCTCACCTCTGCTGCGGTCATACTGAGGGGCACTTCTCCTGGTGGTGTGGTGTATCTGGTGCTGTTCCCAGCATCACGTCACTTCCCTTAAACCGCTCTCTActtcttcagtttgtttctAAGTCTACCATGATGCTTGTGTCCAGATTTAATACCCAGACGGTGGATAATAACTACGACCTTGATGCTATTTTAAGATTACTTGATCATATTTGGCCCTTAAAGTATTTTTCCACAAAGGTCCTGGGGTCAATCTTCAGTTTTCTGAGTTATTGTCATCACTTTGAGTCCCTCAGCTGTTCCAGACCTGTGGCCAGTCATGTGACTGTCTTAGAAGGTATTTAATCACAACCAAATCAGGTGATCCAAAGTAAACTCACCTGCACTTAATGTGCAGCTGCTCTACTGAAGCTGAAAACAGGTGAACATGGGGAAGCACGGGCACAGCTCCATGCCATTGGAGTTAAAGGTACAGGGTTTACAATATTAAAGTGAGCCAGCTCTGTAAGTATCTTGAGCCAGTGTAACGTCTCCATACAAcctggtcctgctgcaggtcctCTGCTTATGGTTAATGAGGTAATGGGTCGTGATCAATCATGAgcaattttacacatttttctcatttcaggCTCGGTGGCTTTTCTGAAACCAGGGttttaaaacacttgtttttcatgattgTAATGTTTATCTACACGTTAATTCTGTGTGCCAACCTGTTGCTCATTGTTGTTATCTGTAAGAACAGGAGCTTACATGAACCTATGTATATATTTCCATGCAGTCTGTTTATTAATGAGCTGTTTGGTAGTACGGggtcccttcctctcctcttggttcagattctctctgacagtcacactgtttctgttcctttgtgtttcctgcagagctTCTGTGTGTACTCATATGTTAGTGtagagttttatattttagccgTCATTTCTTATGACAGATGTCTTGCCATCTGTTATCCTCTGCAATATAACTCTcttatgacatttaaaaaggctGCTGTGCTTATTGCAGTGTCATGGTTAACAGCTTGTCTTTCTGTTGTTTGCACAGTGTCCTTGAGTTctactctgcagctgtgtgggaACATTATTGACAATATTTACTGTAATAACTACTCCATAGTTAAACTGGCCTGCTCTGACAccacaataaataacatttacggCCTAGTTTTGCTCATAATCTCAGTTATTCTTCCTCTGATTTGGATCTTATATACTTACATGAGGAttcttaaagtgtgtttctctgGTTCCAAACAGACCAGACAGAAAGCTGTCAGTACCTGCACACCTCACCTGGCCTCTATGCTCAACTTTGCTTTTGGAATTTGCTTCGAGACTATTCAGAGCAGGTTGAATTTGAGTGGTGTACCGATTCTGCTGTCCATATTTTTATCCTTATACCTTATTACATGTCAGCCGATCCTAAACCCGGTCATGTACGgcctgaaaatgtccaaaattcTCAATATATGTAAAAGCCTGTTTTGTTCTAAAGCTCTGATTATCCAACTCAATTGTTGAGatcaaatatttatgaataCCTTTTAAtgagtccagttttcttgatGTCTAAGGGTCACTGTACTGTCATACAAGAAATCCAACATGCACTTGataacagcacaaacagctgagctggtttctgaagagcaaATGTAAACACTTGTTGAATCCTAGTGTGTCTCATTTAGATgaactgtgtatgtgtttaatgtgttgacAGTTCCATTTGCCCTGAGCCAACAGCTCTGATTTCAACACAGTAAGGTTTTGGTAAAGTGTTCTGCATGTCTTAAAAACTTCACAGTATGCACATTTGCTACCAACATCAGATAAGCTGTTTCAGTCAGAGCCAGATCACTGCTTGCCCCACAGAGAGATTTCTTACAGTGTTGATTCATTAGGATATTGTGCATCTTTTGCAGCTGCTAAATCTGTGCAAATGAGACTAAAAGACCTCAGCTGTTCAATGCTCAATAAACTGCTCAGCTGAGCGTATAGTGTCTCTTTACGCCAGTGCTGTGtgcatatatttatattatccACTGTGCATTTATTTGGAGCAAAACAGACCCTTTTCTATGCAAGCAAGTCTTATTGCAAATCACACCTAATTTACTAACACTGGTGCTAACAGCCATGCTCACTTAGAGTGGGAAATATTTACTATCTGCTGAGAGCTGGTGGCAACTGCACCTCATTGTTTATGGGTGTTGATAGCcccaactgtaaaaaaaaaatagttacaTATTGATTTTACAAACCATTTTTCAATAACTCAAAGACACCAAACAATAGTTAaaactaaaaaatataaatacaaaggaaatataaaaatacacacaaatctaacgaaaaaataacaaagtcaaTCACAAAGTGAtcaacagtgagttatgaacagtgagttgtgAACAGTGAGTCATTAACAGTGAGTCattaacagtgagttatgaacagtgagttatgaacagtcaGTTGTGAACAGCGAGTTattaacagtgagttatgaacagtgagtcaGGAACAGTCAGTCATGAATAGTGAGTCATGAACAGTGAgtcatgaacagtgagttatgaacagtgagtcatGAACAGtcagttatgaacagtgagttgtgAACAGTGGGTTATTAACAGTGAGTTATTAACAGTGAGTCATGAACAGTGAGTCATGAACAGTCGGTCATGAACAGTGAGTTgttaacagtgagttatgaacagtgagttattaaCAGTGaattatgaacagtgagttatgaacagtgagttatgaacagtgagttatatACAGTGAGTAATGAACAGTGAGAAATGAATAGTGAGTATTGAACAGTGAGTCATGAACAGTGAggtatgaacagtgagttagtAACattgagttatgaacagtgagtcatGAACAGTGAGTTGTGAACATTTaattatgaacagtgagttatgaacagtgagttatgaacatttaattatgaacagtgagttatgaacagtgagttatgagcagtgagttatgaacagtgagttatgaacagtgagttatgagcagtgagttatgaacagtgagttatgaacagtgagtcgTGAACAGTGAGTTTTGAACAGTGAGTTGTGAACAGTGAGTTGTGAACAGTGAGttgtgaacagtgagttatacACAGAGTCATGCACAGTGAGTTATTAACAGTGAGTTattaacagtgagttatgaacagtgagttatgaacagtgagttattaaCAATTAGTTATTAACAGTGAGTTATTAGCAGTGAGTTGAATGTGGAAGGGTCAGTGGTGttctttttcgcctttattgacaggaagctgaagagagacaggaaatgtggggagtagagagcgggggaacacatgcagtaaatggtcggcCGGTCGGGAGTCAAACAGGGGaactctgcaatgaggactacagcctcaatatgtggggcgcttagactactaggccaacagcgccccagtGCACATCTGAATATGTgtggagagtgaggaggtgaatTCAGAGAAGGCTCTGTTCCTCCAGGTTCAGTGCCTGGgtcagagaggtggaggaaggaGGTTGGTGTCTGAAGAGCAGAGATTGAGGGagggagtgtgatggtggaggaggtcagtgaggtaggaaggggcctggtggtggggGGTCTTGTTGGTAAGGAGCAGGATTTTACAGTGGAAGCAGTAAGGTGCAGGGAGCCAATGGAGGTGTTGCAGGACAGGGGTGGTCACATGCGGGTGAGGAGGcctgcagcagagttctggatgtattgaAGTTTAcagaggactttggatgatttGATGTAGAGGATGCTAGGGCAGTAATCAAGGCAGGATGTGATGAAGGCGTGGGGTGGAATATGTGAGGGACTTGGGCTAATAAGGTCAGACTTGTCATAGTTTAAAAATAgttgttctttattttgatgAGGCAGTTTGTTAGCGTGGAGTGGGTTTCTGTGGTGATGGAATTAATGGTAATGAAGCTGGATGTCGTCGTGGaataatgacaacagagacCATGCTGATGGATGATGTTGCCCAGGGGGAGCAAGCATTTGATGGACAGGAAGGGACCAGGCCTTAGGGGAAGCCTTGAGACAGAGGTGCTCTGGACGAGGAGCAGTTGTTAATGTGAATGAGTTGTTGTAGGTCGTGAGGTTGGATTTTAACCCAGAGAGAGCAGTGCCAGGGTTGAGTGTCTCTTCTAGGTGGGAGAGAAGAATAGTGTGGTGTATGGTGTGGAAGGCCGCAGAGAGATcgaagaggatgaggatgttgagGGTGCCAGAGTCCgaggagaggagatgattgGTGATATTGAGGAGCGCTGTTTCTATGCTGTGTTGGGAACAGAAACCAGTTTGAACTGGTGTTATTGGTGTTATAGGGTGTTATTGGTGAGGTGTGACTTGACTTGAGAGGCAACAGCATGTTCCAGGATTTTGGATTGAAATAGGAGGTTGGAGATGGGCTGGAAATTACACATACTATCAGGGCTGAGTCAAGGTTTCTTGAGAATGAGGGTAATGGGGTCAAGAATACTGGTTGAATTTTTAACACCTGCGTTGATGGTGAACCGTTTCGTCGGGGATACAGGGAAGAACTGAGACAGTGGCAGAGCGTTGAGGCAAGGGGAGGCAGGGGGAGGCAGTGTGGTGGGCGGTGAAACTTTAAATTGTAGACTGAAAAAAATTAATCTGTCAACTGCGAGAGATGAGGAGGTTTCAGTGTTCTAAACAATAGTTCCACTGCcgcatgactttaaaaaaacctATCTGTACattaagggcccgatctactaaaggtttgcatttataaaaacacgtgcaaactttatagcgcgcgcaaagcagatgtactaaccgggtgcgccgaggattgcgtctgtcaaatgagcaaaatagcactcgctatccatttagcgtctTTGCCTTCATGCATATGCAGattacatgcagattatcagaacgcgcaaaatac carries:
- the LOC117813866 gene encoding olfactory receptor 11A1-like gives rise to the protein MSNFTHFSHFRLGGFSETRVLKHLFFMIVMFIYTLILCANLLLIVVICKNRSLHEPMYIFPCSLFINELFGSTGSLPLLLVQILSDSHTVSVPLCFLQSFCVYSYVSVEFYILAVISYDRCLAICYPLQYNSLMTFKKAAVLIAVSWLTACLSVVCTVSLSSTLQLCGNIIDNIYCNNYSIVKLACSDTTINNIYGLVLLIISVILPLIWILYTYMRILKVCFSGSKQTRQKAVSTCTPHLASMLNFAFGICFETIQSRLNLSGVPILLSIFLSLYLITCQPILNPVMYGLKMSKILNICKSLFCSKALIIQLNC